From a region of the Bacteroidetes bacterium GWF2_43_63 genome:
- a CDS encoding class II fructose-bisphosphate aldolase, with product MEKLSSLLEPGFVFGEKMRVLLNHAKANNFAIPAVNVVGTDSINAVLEAAMQAKAPVMIQFSNGGGQFYAGKALPNDAYQASIAGSISGAEHIHRVAAMYGVPVIIHTDHAAKKLLPWIDGLLDAGEKFYAQHKKPLFSSHMLDLSEESLEENIEICKKYLARMSKIGMTLEIELGVTGGEEDGVDNTHVDNAKLYTQPEHVAYAYEELLKISPDFTIAASFGNVHGVYKPGNVKLMPVILKNSQDFIQNKFNTQEKPVNFVFHGGSGSTREEIREAISYGVIKMNIDTDTQWAMWEGVMNFYKKNEGYLQGQIGNPEGEDKPNKKYYDPRVWLREGGKSLVKRLMVAFEDLNALGSY from the coding sequence ATGGAAAAACTGTCATCTTTATTGGAACCCGGTTTTGTTTTCGGGGAGAAAATGCGCGTATTGCTGAACCATGCAAAAGCAAACAATTTTGCAATTCCCGCAGTGAATGTGGTCGGCACCGACTCAATCAATGCCGTGCTCGAAGCAGCTATGCAGGCCAAAGCACCGGTTATGATTCAGTTCTCGAATGGTGGGGGACAATTCTACGCAGGCAAAGCGTTGCCGAACGATGCGTATCAGGCCAGCATTGCAGGCTCAATTTCGGGTGCTGAACATATTCACCGCGTAGCCGCTATGTATGGCGTACCCGTGATTATTCACACCGACCATGCTGCAAAAAAACTGTTGCCTTGGATCGATGGTCTGCTCGATGCCGGTGAGAAATTCTACGCACAGCACAAGAAGCCACTTTTCAGCAGTCACATGCTCGATCTGAGCGAAGAATCGCTGGAGGAAAATATTGAAATCTGTAAAAAATATCTCGCACGTATGTCGAAAATCGGCATGACACTCGAAATCGAACTCGGCGTTACCGGCGGCGAAGAAGATGGGGTGGACAATACCCATGTCGATAATGCCAAGTTGTACACCCAGCCTGAACATGTTGCCTATGCATACGAAGAACTGCTGAAAATTTCGCCCGATTTCACGATCGCTGCTTCTTTCGGAAACGTGCATGGTGTTTACAAACCGGGCAATGTGAAATTAATGCCTGTGATTCTGAAAAACAGTCAGGATTTTATTCAGAATAAATTCAACACCCAGGAAAAGCCGGTGAATTTCGTATTCCATGGCGGAAGCGGCTCCACACGCGAAGAAATTCGTGAAGCCATTTCTTACGGCGTTATCAAGATGAACATCGATACCGACACGCAGTGGGCTATGTGGGAAGGCGTAATGAATTTCTACAAAAAGAACGAAGGCTACCTGCAAGGCCAGATCGGCAATCCCGAAGGTGAAGACAAACCGAACAAAAAATATTACGATCCGCGCGTTTGGTTACGTGAAGGCGGAAAGTCGCTTGTGAAGCGCCTGATGGTGGCTTTTGAGGATCTGAACGCTTTGGGTTCATACTGA
- a CDS encoding osmotically inducible protein C, whose translation MKSSINGKWLGNMAFEAEVSGHKLIMDVSAEGNGENLGPRPKELMMAALLGCTGMDVVSILKKMHVEYDSLDIRIESEVTEEHPKHYSAMHIIYSFRGKELPLDKLEKAIEMSQEKYCGVSAVYKKAMPITHEIRINE comes from the coding sequence ATGAAATCTTCGATAAATGGAAAGTGGCTCGGGAATATGGCTTTTGAAGCAGAAGTCAGTGGTCATAAACTAATAATGGATGTTTCGGCAGAAGGCAACGGAGAGAATCTCGGCCCACGTCCAAAAGAGCTGATGATGGCAGCATTGCTGGGCTGCACGGGGATGGATGTTGTCAGCATTCTTAAAAAAATGCACGTCGAATATGATTCCCTGGATATACGAATTGAATCGGAAGTAACCGAAGAGCATCCGAAACATTATTCGGCCATGCACATTATTTATAGTTTTCGTGGAAAAGAACTTCCTTTGGACAAGCTTGAAAAAGCGATTGAAATGTCGCAGGAAAAATATTGCGGCGTTTCTGCCGTGTATAAAAAAGCCATGCCGATAACGCATGAAATCAGAATTAACGAATAA
- a CDS encoding pyridine nucleotide-disulfide oxidoreductase: MQYDVIVIGGGPAGLTAGIYLSRAKLNTLILNMGVAGGQMILTHEIANYPGVESTSGYKLASVMKKQAQSFGATIKTISVQPEIKEEGNMKIVRVGDAVYSAYTVILAPGGAPRMLGVKGEQEFKGLGVSYCATCDGEFFSGKDIFVVGGGNSALEESVSLAKYANKITIVHQFDSFQAFPAYVDEAKNNPKIDFIMEAELREFAGDGKLERVLLHHKKSGKEEWFNAGGAFVFIGYQPNTAFLKDIIPLNERGEIVVNADMETAVPGIYAAGDSIAKKYRQVTTAVGEATIAALAAASRTWELKK, translated from the coding sequence ATGCAATACGATGTGATTGTGATAGGTGGAGGTCCGGCCGGATTAACGGCCGGCATCTACCTGTCGCGTGCAAAGCTGAACACATTGATTTTGAATATGGGTGTTGCAGGCGGCCAGATGATTCTGACACACGAAATCGCCAATTATCCGGGGGTGGAAAGCACAAGTGGCTACAAGCTTGCGTCTGTCATGAAAAAGCAGGCACAATCGTTTGGGGCAACCATAAAAACTATTTCTGTTCAGCCTGAAATTAAGGAAGAGGGCAACATGAAAATTGTCCGGGTTGGCGATGCTGTTTATTCGGCATACACTGTAATCCTTGCTCCCGGCGGCGCTCCGCGTATGCTTGGTGTGAAAGGCGAACAGGAATTCAAAGGCCTCGGCGTGAGTTATTGCGCCACTTGCGATGGTGAATTTTTTAGTGGAAAAGATATTTTTGTAGTTGGAGGCGGAAATTCCGCACTCGAAGAATCAGTGTCGCTTGCAAAATATGCAAACAAAATCACCATCGTTCATCAGTTCGACAGTTTTCAGGCATTTCCGGCATATGTAGATGAAGCGAAGAACAATCCAAAGATTGATTTTATCATGGAAGCAGAACTACGTGAATTTGCCGGTGATGGTAAACTTGAACGGGTATTGTTGCATCATAAAAAAAGCGGAAAGGAAGAATGGTTCAATGCTGGTGGAGCATTTGTATTCATTGGCTATCAGCCTAACACAGCGTTTTTGAAAGATATTATTCCATTAAACGAGCGAGGTGAAATAGTGGTGAATGCCGATATGGAAACAGCAGTACCAGGCATCTATGCTGCCGGTGACAGCATCGCAAAAAAATATCGTCAGGTCACAACGGCTGTTGGTGAAGCTACCATTGCTGCATTAGCAGCTGCTTCGCGCACCTGGGAATTGAAAAAGTAA
- a CDS encoding thioredoxin, whose amino-acid sequence MLHLTDTDFQKKISTGVTLVDFWAGWCMPCKLLGPTISQLADDNAGEAKIAKLNVEESQRTAAKYGVSSIPTVIIFKNGKEINRIVGVKPKQHYQNLIDKALK is encoded by the coding sequence TTGCTGCATCTGACTGATACTGACTTTCAGAAGAAAATTTCTACCGGAGTCACTTTGGTAGATTTCTGGGCGGGTTGGTGCATGCCCTGCAAACTGCTGGGACCAACAATTAGTCAGCTTGCCGATGATAATGCCGGAGAAGCAAAAATCGCAAAACTCAATGTGGAAGAGTCGCAACGCACCGCTGCCAAGTATGGTGTGAGTAGCATTCCGACCGTTATCATTTTTAAGAACGGCAAAGAAATCAATCGCATTGTTGGTGTGAAACCAAAACAACACTATCAGAATCTGATTGATAAAGCCCTGAAATAA
- a CDS encoding L-asparaginase 1, translating into MNSKKSVLLIYTGGTIGMIRRESDGSLIPLELNNMYHYLPVLESLPVKIEMLSMENIIDSSDMNPEFWKDLVEIIEINYLKYDGFVILHGSDTMAYTASVLSFMLENLNKPVILTGSQLPLGMVRSDGRENLINAIEVAASYDDDTALVPEVAICFENRIFRGNRTSKINAENFNAFISGNYPLLAEIGVKIKFNKAFIAKPSFKNLKVHKALSPRVGILKLFPGMPDAYTRPVLLQENLDVIILETFGSGNAPTTSSFVKTIHEAVSTGKTLFNVTQCKGGMVEMGKYAASLPLMNLGVVSGNDITTEAAIAKAMFLLGQGYKEKELATMLQKPLRGEMNQ; encoded by the coding sequence ATGAACAGTAAGAAATCCGTACTTCTAATATACACAGGCGGCACCATCGGAATGATTCGTCGCGAATCGGACGGGTCGCTCATCCCGCTTGAGCTCAACAATATGTATCATTACCTGCCAGTGCTGGAAAGCCTTCCGGTGAAGATAGAAATGCTGAGCATGGAAAATATTATTGATTCATCCGATATGAATCCGGAATTCTGGAAAGATCTGGTAGAAATTATCGAAATCAATTATCTGAAATACGATGGATTTGTAATTCTGCATGGATCCGATACCATGGCATACACCGCATCGGTGCTGAGTTTTATGCTGGAGAATCTAAACAAGCCCGTAATTCTTACCGGTTCGCAACTGCCGCTCGGCATGGTTCGCAGCGACGGACGCGAAAATCTGATCAATGCAATTGAAGTGGCGGCCTCCTACGACGACGATACCGCGCTGGTTCCCGAAGTTGCCATTTGTTTCGAAAACCGGATTTTCCGCGGAAACCGCACTTCGAAAATCAATGCAGAAAACTTCAACGCCTTTATCTCTGGCAATTATCCTTTACTGGCCGAGATCGGTGTGAAAATAAAATTCAACAAAGCGTTTATTGCGAAACCAAGTTTCAAAAATCTGAAGGTGCACAAAGCGCTTTCGCCACGTGTTGGAATTCTCAAGCTTTTTCCCGGAATGCCCGATGCATACACGCGCCCGGTGCTGCTGCAAGAAAATCTTGATGTGATTATTCTCGAAACTTTTGGCTCGGGAAACGCGCCAACAACCAGCAGCTTCGTAAAAACCATTCACGAAGCTGTTTCAACCGGCAAAACACTTTTTAATGTCACACAATGCAAAGGCGGCATGGTCGAGATGGGGAAATACGCAGCCAGTCTGCCTTTGATGAATCTTGGCGTTGTCTCAGGAAATGATATAACAACGGAAGCTGCTATAGCAAAAGCTATGTTTTTATTAGGACAGGGATACAAAGAAAAGGAACTTGCAACAATGCTGCAAAAGCCGCTCCGGGGCGAGATGAACCAATGA